A window of the Salvelinus alpinus chromosome 25, SLU_Salpinus.1, whole genome shotgun sequence genome harbors these coding sequences:
- the LOC139553263 gene encoding calmin-like yields MAGHEWEYKDWFEREEFIGQISDIRVQNLQVEREVVQKRTFTRWMNLHLEKCTPPMEVNDLFRDIQDGRILMALLEELSGCKLLHGWKQSSHRIFRLNNIAKVLTFLEERNVKLVSIDAADVADGNSSIVLGLIWNIILFFQIKELTGNIKSQFPSSSSLSSLPTSSDSDTSHSSTPSDERPRSIAMRDHGKAIKTLLQWVQRRTRKYGVAVQDFGKSWTSGLAFLAVIKSIDPSLVDMRRALLRTARENLEDAFRTAHYSLGIPRLLEPEDVTINPPDEQSIMTYVSQFLEHFPGMEEPQENVSDVIQRSVSSGRLSCRVNDSSHDLRNGVHRSRDRERPFVVRRDLVQHPPKILISSVSEELKSPTSPPVVERSPVNEGSSVGTTPSPVFTVSTSSSPQPSFVNSVIGSVSCDSLISDSVIGSPDSCWERLPSEAVTPDRSVGSRSDGSLCDSGVSWDIPPSTRHGVTPDLEDPLPSVMGPKAGKPQDEEQEVMPELLIDEGNYSFSSVESTQYRDNTQLEEDGEGRKKKEKEDEEEAYTYILELGEDKAAKEEPDQREGKNITERIESDSEGIDTTTRQSNGVNKEQGRPSLEFSDKPQHTASDQNRESVCEGESVCVGESVCVGEIGGAVYSPQHKDISRSQQETPDLHEKPNQQDGVLERTDRASECAKKETVEPSTDSRKAGNPEEGFATERSDKAEGQSDVTDRGVTEHRPTTSLSERDRNGERSQEESEERHKQVTEESETQKKMKDVLNGHIESQENTTTQADEVTEQSQLYMEMDQSQTIQGGSSEPEEESHTGKKDPESLSCTDNRQSSTLPAEDREDRTQSPEREAEVGDEDPDLRGPPEGGLVEKRETAPCGGDAKVNVVVPEKKRGAENGHDRVDATGSGATDNRETVVEVPHQGTPVSIIPLDMVYYPHYDVPISHVTEAFPGLVLTGPVPRSPPSDTHTKNQSLSLPPGQERDIEKDAEDHTEGSHSETEASTVEETGDKMADTEKSQTKSVNVAYSDSERSSAMEKPESEPMDLFQADMSGALDQTMTLSETLEPMDLFYPDTDDCGPVEEPEKDVETSPWSSSFSKSVETWPSTFSVAALQPAPSSEPEPETHTGSHTHSQTETHTETHAHSSPDSHMKSQLDQEDLREATMQKQDKEVEVRGGSRLSGPQEWCSVLGEQTEGDGGVVETHRGAAESSDLTRTDEEKPASAARENNETMRREGDSDGTTDEQCSMCSTPLHQRKVVGSNEKDNQKNGAASRTHSTKSDTSWREMRTPTSLTEYYILLLLWLLLYCLLVLPQIDYRNLPSLLLNLGK; encoded by the exons TTGAAAGAGAGGTCGTTCAGAAGAGGACGTTCACACGATGGATGAATCTGCATTTAGAGAAG tgCACTCCCCCGATGGAGGTAAACGACCTGTTCAGAGATATCCAGGATGGAAGAATACTCATGGCCTTGCTGGAGGAACTGTCCGGATGCAAGCTG CTTCATGGATGGAAACAGTCCTCACATCGTATCTTCAGACTGAACAACATCGCAAAGGTCCTCACCTTCCTAGAGGAAAGAAAT GTGAAGCTGGTCAGTATTGACGCTGCAGATGTCGCCGATGGCAACTCTTCCATCGTTCTCGGACTCATCTGGAATATTATCCTGTTTTTCCAg aTCAAGGAGCTGACAGGGAACATTAAGAGCCAGTTCCCCTCGTCCTCCAGCCTCTCCTCGCTCCCCACCAGCTCCGACTCTGACACCTCCCACTCCAGCACGCCCTCCGATGAGAGGCCACGCTCCATCGCCATGAGGGATCATGGGAAAGCCATCAAGACGCTCCTGCAGTGGGTCCAGAGACGCACCAGGAA GTATGGTGTGGCGGTGCAGGACTTTGGGAAGAGCTGGACCAGTGGGCTGGCCTTCCTGGCCGTCATTAAGTCTATTGACCCCAGCCTGGTGGACATGAGGAGAGCTCTGCTGAGGACAGCCAGGGAGAACCTAGAGGATGCCTTCAGGACAGCCCACTACAGCCTGGGCATACCCAGACTACTGGAACCAGAGG acgTGACCATTAACCCTCCAGATGAGCAGTCCATCATGACCTACGTGTCCCAGTTCCTGGAGCACTTCCCTGGGATGGAAGAG ccccaggAGAATGTATCTGATGTGATACAGAGGAGTGTGTCGTCAGGTAGACTCAGCTGTCGTGTCAACGACTCCTCCCACGACCTGAGGAATGGCGTTCACCGGAGTCGGGACCGAGAGAGGCCCTTTGTGGTCCGGAGAGACTTAGTCCAGCACCCGCCCAAAATCTTAATCTCCTCTGTCTCCGAGGAGCTCAAGTCCCCCACATCACCGCCCGTGGTGGAGCGCTCCCCGGTCAACGAAGGCTCGTCGGTAGGGACCACCCCCAGCCCTGTCTTCACcgtctccacctccagctctccgcaGCCCTCGTTTGTCAACTCGGTCATCGGGTCTGTGTCCTGTGACTCCCTGATCAGTGACTCTGTGATCGGTTCGCCAGACTCCTGTTGGGAGCGCCTGCCGAGCGAGGCAGTGACGCCAGATAGGTCTGTGGGGAGCCGTAGCGATGGGTCGCTATGTGACAGCGGGGTATCCTGGGACATCCCTCCCTCCACACGCCATGGGGTCACACCTGATCTGGAGGATCCGTTGCCGTCGGTTATGGGGCCAAAGGCAGGAAAGCCTCAGGACGAGGAACAGGAAGTGATGCCGGAGCTGTTAATTGACGAGGGGAACTACTCTTTTAGCTCAGTGGAGAGCACACAGTACAGGGATAATACACAACTagaagaggatggagagggacggaagaagaaagagaaggaagacGAGGAGGAGGCGTATACTTACATTCTGGAACTGGGTGAGGACAAGGCAGCCAAGGAGGAGCCTGATCAAAGAGAAGGAAAGAACATAACAGAGAGAATAGAAAGTGACTCAGAAGGAATAGACACAACTACACGTCAGAGTAATGGCGTCAACAAGGAGCAGGGGCGGCCATCTTTAGAGTTCTCTGACAAGCCTCAGCATACTGCCTCTGACCAGaacagggagagtgtgtgtgagggtgagagtgtgtgtgtgggtgagagtgtgtgtgtgggtgagataGGTGGAGCTGTGTATTCTCCTCAACACAAGGATATCAGCCGTTCACAGCAGGAGACCCCTGACCTGCATGAAAAGCCAAATCAGCAGGACGGTGTcctggagaggacagacagagcatCAGAATGTGCCAAGAAGGAAACAGTGGAACCATCTACAGATTCCAGGAAGGCTGGAAACCCAGAGGAAGGGTTCGCTACGGAACGTTCTGATAAAGCAGAGGGTCAAAGTGATGTGACTGACAGAGGGGTGACGGAACACAGACCGACTACGTCACTGTCAGAGAGGGACAGAAATGGGGAGCGGTCccaggaggagtcagaggaaagGCACAAGCAGGTCACAGAAGAGTCAGAAACACAAAAGAAGATGAAGGACGTTCTGAACGGCCATATAGAGTCGCAGGAGAACACTACGACGCAGGCGGATGAGGTCACAGAGCAGTCACAACTGTATATGGAGATGGACCAGAGTCAGACCATCCAGGGGGGATCCTCAGAACCAGAAGAGGAGAGCCATACTGGGAAAAAGGACCCTGAATCTCTGTCTTGCACAGACAATCGGCAGAGCTCCACACTCccagcagaggacagagaggataggacccagagcccagagagagaggcagaggttgGGGATGAAGACCCAGACCTGCGTGGGCCCCCTGAAGGTGGCTTGGTTGAAAAGCGTGAGACAGCCCCTTGTGGTGGAGATGCTAAAGTGAATGTTGTAGTTcctgagaagaagagaggggcagAAAATGGCCATGACAGGGTGGATGCTACTGGGTCTGGGGCcacagacaacagagagacagtagtggAGGTCCCCCATCAGGGCACGCCAGTGTCCATTATCCCCTTGGACATGGTGTACTACCCCCACTATGATGTCCCCATCTCCCATGTCACTGAGGCCTTCCCTGGACTGGTCCTCACTGGGCCGGTTCCTCGCTCTCctccctcagacacacacaccaagaaCCAGTCTTTATCCCTACCGCCTGGtcaagagagagacatagaaaagGATGCAGAGGATCATACTGAGGGCAGTCATAGTGAGACAGAGGCCTCTACTGTTGAAGAGACAGGGGACAAAATGGCAGACACAGAAAAGAGTCAAACCAAGAGTGTCAATGTGGCCTATTCAGACAGTGAGAGGAGCAGTGCAATGGAGAAGCCTGAAAGTGAACCAATGGACTTGTTCCAAGCTGACATGAGTGGGGCCCTTGATCAGACAATGACATTGAGTGAGACTCTGGAGCCCATGGACCTGTTCTACCCGGATACAGATGACTGTGGTCCTGTAGAGGAACCAGAGAAGGACGTGGAGACATCGCCGTGGTCCTCTTCCTTCAGCAAGTCAGTAGAGACCTGGCCCTCAACCTTCAGTGTTGCAGCGCTACAACCAGCACCGTcctcagaaccagaaccagagacacacacaggctcGCACACACAtagccagacagagacacatacagagacacacgcacacagcagTCCAGACTCACACATGAAAAGCCAACTGGATCAAGAAGATCTCAGAGAGGCAACAATGCAGAAGCAGGATAAG GAGGTTGAAGTGAGAGGGGGCTCCAGGCTATCGGGCCCACAGGAATGGTGCTCCGTGCTGGGTGAGCAGACGGAGGGAGATGGGGGTGTGGTGGAGACCCACCGTGGAGCTGCTGAGAGCAGTGATCTCACCAGGACTGATGAGGAGAAGCCTGCCTCTGCTGCCAGAGAAAACAATGAGACCATGAG GAGGGAAGGTGACAGTGATGGAACCACAGATGAACAGTGTTCTATGTGTTCCACACCACTCCACCAGAGAAAGGTGGTTGGCTCTAATGAG